The Equus quagga isolate Etosha38 chromosome 20, UCLA_HA_Equagga_1.0, whole genome shotgun sequence genomic interval CCAGCCGCTGACAGCAAGAGCCACGTGGGGACGTGGGGGGCCAGGGCTCTCCCTTCACAAGgcgggggcagggaaggggcccACAGCAGAGGGAGGAAACTGCAGCTCCAGGCCCACCAGGGAAACTAACATGCTTGCTGAGCCTGGGGACGCTGGGGTCTGCTCTCACACCTCGGCTGCCCGGCTCCTGGAGGAACAGAGCACGTGTGGAGGTGCCAAAGCCAGGGAGCCCCTCGAGGGGTGTTCACAGCccagcagcccccacccaggTTCCGTGTTCCTGAGCTCCGGGGTCCCCTGGCTCCTCCACCAGCCGCGATGGGGTGGATCATGCCCTCTGGGGCCTTGGTGAGCGGACTCCTCCCCTGGGTGGGCCCCCATCCCAGAGGATGAGGTCGGAGGAGCTGACAACACACGGCTGTCCTCACGGCTCCAGTCTCGGTCCACGCCTCCTGGGCACGCACACGCATGCTCACACACTCACTTGCACTCACACACTTTTGTAAGTGTACACTCACACTCCTGCTTGCACACTCACACTTGCAGTCATACACTTATatttacacacactcacacacaccttcCCAGGCAGACTCACACGCACACTCACATGCTCGTATGCATGCACGTGCATCATACGATACGCACAATTatcacacacacatccacaccctcacgtgcactcacacacacacagacacctgcGGTGGCACCTGGCCCTATGGCTCCCTCCCTTCGAGTCGCTGCCCCCAGGAGCCCATGTCTCCGCTTCCAGCCAAGCACAGGCCCAGCCTACACACAGTGAGACAAACGCTGGGGCGCAGGGGCCTCTCCGAGCCAGGCCACACGGGGATACCCCCAAGTCCTGCAGCAGGGAACAGAGGGGACCACCACTGTGGCCACTCCCAGGATGCCCACACAACCACCTGCTGACTCCAGGTCTCGCCACTGTCCCTGCCATCGGATGCTGAGACAGGCCTGGCCACATGTGGCCTAGAACAGGAGCAGGGGGGACTCAGCTCTGGGGGGCCGCCCCGGGCCAGAAGGCGGGGAGCACACGTGAGCTCCTTCCCCCACTCGACCCTCTGCGCCCAGGTCACGGGATTCCCGCCCCACACACTGCTCAGGAGCGAGTGACCAGAGTGGCATGTGGCCATCACGGGCTGATGGGGTCACTCTGGGGACACGCCCTGCTACCATGGAATCGTGCATGGGGTCACACCTGGGCAAGCTGGCCTGGAGACGGCATCCGGCCAAGGCCCAGGGGCACACCGTGGACCACCAGAGGGGTCCAAGGCCAGAGGAATCTGAGAGGCTGGACATCTTTCCACCAGGCTCACCTGGCCAGTCCCACTCCCAGGTGTGTCGTGCCTGCATGAAGCCTGGAAGAGGCCCTGAAGCCCCAGGTCTCTCTGTGCCGGCCCTGGCTGAGGGCTAGCCCTCACCCCACGCAGCTGCCATGCTCATGGTGGGAAGGGGCGCTCGGTGAGCGGTCATTCACTACACAGTGCCGAGGGGAGGCATGCAAGGCTGAGGGGCCGGGTGGGGGCCCAGGCAGAGCCCCCGGCCACTCCCCCAGGACGGGCCATGTGCCCCGGGCAGGGGGCGCGTCTGGGGGCCCGGCTCCCCCGCCTAGATGACGGCGCTCTTCTCCTCCTGGAAGGAGGCGCGGTGGGCCGGCCTGGCCAGCAGCAGCTCCTTCTCGTGGACCAGGTTGTCCAGCAGGTCCTCCTGGCGGTAGTTGTGGTAAACCTTCAGGAAGGCCAGGATGGTGATGGCCAGCCAGGCCAGCCACGAGGCCCAGAGGCCAAActgcagagagcagagggcagagtcAGCGGGCTGCCCACACGCAGCGTCCACAGCCCTGTGCACCCGCCCCCTTCCTGGGGAAAAGGACAGGATCCGCCGGGAAGGGAACAAGGGCACTTCCTTCCTCATCAGTCATCAGTTCCCAGCATCTGGCAGCCCCTCCAAACCCTGAGCTGTGCAAATGCTTTGGGGAGCTCTGCCCTCCCCCGCCCGAGGCTGGGGTCCCCtcgggagggcaggggctggggcagctggggcCGCTCAGCTCCCTGGAGAGCTCGTCAACACTGGAGCCTCCTCTGATCTCTGGAATAAGTTGACCTTTCTCTGCTGTTTGCAAACAGTTGAAGGAGAAACCGTCTAATCAGAGCCAGGCCTGAGCCGCCCCAAACAGAGGCTCCTTTGAGGGTCCTCGTCAGATGCAGCTCCCACCTTCCTGGATCTAATTGGCGCAAATTAGGCCTGAGGCATTTTCCACTAAATTTGTGTGAAGGTGTCTGTGGCAGTGTCTGCCCATCTCAGCAGAGAACCCTCGGAGGCACCCAACGTCCAGCCCCGCCCCACTCCCCGAGGCTCCCTCACCACAGTGAGAGTCCTCAGACTGGCCGCTGGACAACATGGGCCTCGGGAGGCCAGTCTGGGGTGCAGAAGTGGGGCCTGGGTGCCAGTGAATCCCGCCTGGTGCTGGAAGGAGCCACCTCCCATGGGGCGCCCCCTCATCAGGTCATCAGTGTCACCCCCCAGGGCACAGATGCAGATTTTGAGGGACAGGCCCTCGCTGACCACCAGCATGTCCCGGCATGCCTGTGTTCCAGCAAATGGGGTCCCCAGAGTTGCACCAAGgtctcctggagggcaggggacaCAGCTAATACAGGGCGGGGGGGGAGAAGGGTCTCCCCCACACAGTGATTGTAGGGGGGCTCCCCCAAATTCGCAGGCCAGAGCCCCTTGCACCCTTCCTCAGACaccaccccagcctcctccagctaGCGAACAACCCCGAGCCCCCCAGCATTTGTCTGAGGGCGCCTGCTTGGCGCCGGGACCAGATCCAAGCTCCTTGCCCTGGCAGACCCAGGACGATGCCCAGTTACGTGTCCAGCAGCACCCTGCAGGGAGCCACTCCCTCATTCCCCTGGGCCTCTTCACTTCTGCAGTTTGCACATGCAGTTCCCACCTCCTAGGACACTCtgcaccctgcccctccccacatccACCTGCAAAAATCCTGCTCAGTCTCCAAGATCCAgccctcccgccccctcctccagggagccttcccaaCGGCTCCTGCAGCTTAGCGCTCACTCAGCTGTGTCTCCTCCGCCTGGCACCATCCTTAACTGCAGTTTCCTCCCCTGGACAGGTGAGGAGGTGGGCTGTGCTCTCAGTTCAGCAGTAAACAGCCCCTCCCCAACCACACGCACCTCCCTTCCCGTCTGGAACCCCGCCTACCTGGGCAATCGCAAACTGATCGTAGAAGGCAGAGTTGTCCACATTCAGCTCCAAGTCGATGTCCTGGAGCTCTTCGCAGCTAAAACGGCAAGACGCAGGGGTGGAAGGTCACTGCTAGGCCACCAAGCACAGGAAGCAGCGGGTATCACCCCCAAACGGTGAAGGTGCTGTCCCCAGGTGGGGCAGACGGGAGCCCCCATGCTTGTCTGTGAGCAAGGAAcctgcagccccagcccaagCCTGGCCGTGGATGGGGGAGCCCAACGCCGGCCTCTGCTCTCCTGCAGACTCCACCCCTGGCCCCCACCGCAGGGTCACTGGCTCCAGAGCAGGGGGTGCCGGCCGCTGCTTCCAGCCCCTCGGTCCCCAGACTGATTTGCACGGCAGTCCTGGCATGTGCCTCGGGGGCTCCACGGGGCAGCACAGGCCAACGCTGACCAGCAAAGCCTAGATGAGGGCCACAAACACTGTCAgtgggggctgggccaggcctggcctCAGAGGCCGGCAAAAGGAGGCCCAGGGGCCCAGGCACACCCTGGGGGGCTGGAGGATGGGATGGGGGGCAGGAACCAGTGTTTGTGGGGGAGAGACTGTGGGTGTCCAGTCCAGGGGCCTGCCCTCACTCTGAGGCCTCTCCGAGGCGAGGGAGAGGGGGCCTGGGGGCGGGAGAGCTCAGCTCAGCATGGGCAAGACCTCACCCACCACAGAGGGCTGCCCTGCTGTGGACCCTGAAGGAGTCACCCACCCGGGGTACTCAAACTTTGCCCTGGGGTGCGCCCAGGGAGCCCCGGGGGAAGGCACAGGATAGGCGGGCAGATGCCCCCCACTTCGGCTCTTGCATCCTTTTTACACATTGGGTTCCAGGTCTGATGTGGCTTCAAGAAAGAATCCGGAGCCTCTGGGAGAGGTGACCCCAGGGTCCCTGccttcccagggccctggcctggGGCTCAGGACAACACCCGTTAGGGCTGGGCAGCAGGCATTCCCATTCTGAGGGTCAGGCGGTCACCATGCTCCGCCCTGGGACCCCCCCATGCCAGACCCTgccccctgctctgggccccgGCCTCCATCCCCGACTCCTCACCATCACCCTCACCTCCACCATGTCACAAGCCCCCAGGACTAAAGCCTCTGATTGCCACGCCCGGCCTGGGCCTCTGCCTCCACAGGGCAAGGTCTCCAGGACCTTCGGCTGTGTGGCCACATCTAGCCTTCCGGGACCTGCTGCCCACCCTGCGACATCCTGTCATCCAACCTTGTGACAATGACCGGGCGGCTGGAATCTCTGACCTCCTGggcctccactcccaccccagatCCACCCCTAGGGTGTGCGGAGGGCCTGCCCGAGTATGAAGCTGCCGGCTCCCCGAACTGGGAAGAGGGTATCGACGTGGAGGGAGGGGGTCTGAGGGCAAGAGCCGGCCGTGTGAGCACAGGCAGGGGCACctgtgggaggagcagagctgcGGGCTTGGGATGGGATCCAGCCACGAAGACGCCGACCAGGGAGCAGTGGGGGCGGGGGTCCCAGGGCACACCTGTGGGGCACGGTCCCCTTCTCCGTGATGGCATCGCACCACATGGTGAAGCCCACGCTCACGATGGTGCTGGCGATGAAGACGAGGAAGACCACGGAGGCGCTGACCAGGAGGTTCAGGAAGGCGTAGAGGAAGGAGCTGCGTGCAAGGACGGAGAGAGTCACTGAGCGCCACCACCGCCGCGGTCCGTGCACCCCCTGCAGAGCCAGGTGACAGTGGGCGGGGCAGCCCTCAGACCTTGGGTTTCCAGCCAGCGTCTGGGCCCCGGATGCGGGGATGGGCCCAGCGGGGCCACCAGGGGCCGCTTCTCCGTCCTGCGGCTGTCCCTCACCCCACAGACCACGTGCTGGGCCCGGGCTGCCCACGCCATCCTCCCAAAGACCCAGGAGTGGGAACCACTGTCACCACGTCTTATAGAGGAGGCGAGGCCAAGATTCAACCCAGGTTCAAAGCCTTGGAATCAGCACATGTGCCGAAAGGCAGGACGTCCTTTCAAGGCTCTTCACCACGCGGTCACCTACCAAGGCCATGTACCCACACGGTCATCAACACAGCCGGCCTGGACCCGTGTCAGGGGCTTGCCGCACGACCCTGCTCTGATTCCTCCACTGAAACCTGAAAGCCAAGCTGTGAGCGGGACGGCGGGTGGGGAAGCAAGAGGCCGTGGGGACGGAGCAAGCTCAGGGCTGGCCGCACAGCCCCATGGGGTGAGGGCCTCCCCAGGTGCACACGGGCATGGCCCCACTGGGCTTT includes:
- the TMEM179 gene encoding transmembrane protein 179 codes for the protein MALNNFLFAQCVCYFLAFLFSFVVVVPLSENGHDFRGRCLLFTEGMWLSANLTVQERERFTVQEWGPPAACRFSLLASLLSLLLAAAHAWRTLFFLCKGHEGSFLYAFLNLLVSASVVFLVFIASTIVSVGFTMWCDAITEKGTVPHSCEELQDIDLELNVDNSAFYDQFAIAQFGLWASWLAWLAITILAFLKVYHNYRQEDLLDNLVHEKELLLARPAHRASFQEEKSAVI